The following proteins are co-located in the Streptomyces sp. DT2A-34 genome:
- a CDS encoding S8 family peptidase, translated as MAQLRSKKFRFAAITSLATPALVGGLTSLPAQAAPAEGKVLAAGSLTAIKDSYIVTLKKNAGLKAASSAGKSLIKEYGGSVNKTFGTALNGYAATLSATEAKRLAADPAVATVEQNQRVKMDATQSSAPWGLDRIDQTSLPLSGTYTYPDTAGSGVTVYVIDTGVRITHQQIAGRATNGYDAVDGDNVAQDGNGHGTHVATTIAGSTYGVAKSAKIVAVRVLNNSGSGTTAGVVAGIDWVTANHSGPSVANMSLGGGVSTALDTAVRNSIASGVTYAVAAGNSSTNASSSSPARVTEAITVGATTSSDARASYSNYGSVLDIFAPGSSITAGWYTSDTATNTISGTSMATPHVAGAAAVYLAGHTSATPAAVASALTSGATTNVVTSPGSGSPNRLLKLVS; from the coding sequence ATGGCACAACTGCGTAGCAAGAAGTTCCGGTTCGCCGCGATAACCAGCCTGGCGACCCCCGCCCTCGTCGGCGGACTCACGTCCCTCCCCGCCCAGGCCGCCCCGGCCGAGGGCAAGGTCCTGGCCGCCGGTTCCCTCACGGCGATCAAGGACAGCTACATCGTCACGCTCAAGAAGAACGCCGGCCTCAAGGCCGCCTCGAGCGCGGGCAAGAGCCTGATCAAGGAGTACGGCGGCTCGGTGAACAAGACGTTCGGCACCGCGCTGAACGGCTATGCCGCCACCCTCTCCGCGACCGAGGCCAAGAGACTCGCCGCCGACCCGGCGGTGGCCACGGTCGAGCAGAACCAGCGCGTCAAGATGGACGCCACGCAGTCCAGCGCCCCCTGGGGCCTGGACCGCATCGACCAGACCTCGCTTCCGCTGTCCGGCACCTACACCTACCCGGACACCGCGGGCAGCGGCGTGACCGTGTACGTCATCGACACCGGCGTCCGCATCACGCACCAGCAGATCGCCGGCCGGGCCACCAACGGCTACGACGCCGTCGACGGTGACAACGTCGCCCAGGACGGCAACGGGCACGGCACCCACGTGGCCACCACGATCGCGGGTTCGACCTACGGCGTCGCCAAGAGCGCGAAGATCGTGGCGGTCCGGGTGCTGAACAACAGCGGCTCGGGCACCACGGCGGGCGTGGTCGCGGGCATCGACTGGGTGACGGCGAACCACTCGGGTCCCTCGGTCGCCAACATGTCGCTCGGCGGCGGCGTTTCCACCGCTCTGGACACGGCCGTGCGCAACTCCATCGCCAGCGGCGTGACCTACGCCGTTGCGGCCGGAAACAGCTCCACCAACGCCTCGTCCTCCTCCCCGGCCCGGGTCACCGAGGCCATCACGGTCGGCGCCACCACCAGCTCGGACGCCCGGGCCAGCTACTCGAACTACGGCTCGGTCCTGGACATCTTCGCGCCCGGCTCCTCGATCACGGCGGGCTGGTACACCAGCGACACCGCCACGAACACCATCTCCGGTACGTCGATGGCCACCCCGCACGTCGCGGGCGCGGCCGCCGTCTATCTGGCGGGCCACACCTCGGCCACCCCGGCCGCGGTCGCGTCGGCCCTGACGAGCGGCGCCACCACCAACGTGGTCACCAGCCCCGGCAGCGGCTCGCCGAACCGGCTGCTGAAGCTCGTGTCGTAG
- a CDS encoding nickel transporter — MTPRRLFASSAAVLTAACALALFPSAPASAHPLGNFTVNRYDGLVAAPGELRVHHVEDLAEIPATQAKPDIEKAGGMTAWARQRCAQAARGSEVTVDGRTVALQLNSSHARVRPGQAGLDTLRVECRLTAPLPEDASVALGFRGAGAEAGPGWREITARGDRMTLTASDVPKESVSRELTEYPEELLSSPADTRTASVRVRPGGPALAEAEQDTPASSVLPRGADRWTRALDDLVARRDLTVGFAALALVIAVFLGAMHALAPGHGKTLMAAVAAARGGRARMKDVLPLAASVTVTHTLGVVALGVLVTAGSAAAPSVITWLGIASGALVLAAGATLVRRAWHIRRQGHSCIPDPAHPHEHATDHAHKRRPVLAAAHTHAHTPADHHHDHSHSHSHSHSHSHQHDPDHTRSHAQTHTHGPLTHTHNGFTHTHSTAPTLRGTILLGFAGGLVPSPSAVVVLVGAAALGKAWFGLLLVVAYGVGLALTLTAAGFAVVRLGTGMTRVLDKRPRWAASPVTAWVRRAAPLWTALIVVALGAALVVRGASSALN, encoded by the coding sequence GTGACTCCCCGTCGACTGTTCGCCTCGTCCGCCGCCGTCCTCACGGCGGCCTGCGCGCTCGCCCTGTTCCCCTCCGCTCCCGCGAGCGCGCACCCCCTCGGCAACTTCACCGTCAACCGCTACGACGGCCTCGTCGCCGCCCCCGGCGAACTGCGCGTCCACCACGTCGAGGACCTCGCCGAGATCCCGGCGACGCAGGCGAAGCCGGACATCGAGAAGGCGGGCGGTATGACGGCGTGGGCCCGGCAGCGGTGCGCGCAGGCCGCGCGGGGCAGCGAGGTCACCGTGGACGGCCGTACGGTCGCTCTGCAGCTGAACAGCAGCCACGCGCGCGTGCGGCCCGGTCAGGCGGGGCTCGACACGCTCCGCGTGGAGTGCCGGCTGACGGCACCGCTCCCCGAGGACGCCTCGGTCGCCCTCGGCTTCCGCGGCGCGGGCGCGGAAGCCGGCCCCGGCTGGCGGGAGATCACGGCGCGCGGCGACCGTATGACACTCACCGCCTCGGACGTGCCGAAGGAGTCCGTCTCCCGCGAACTGACCGAGTACCCCGAGGAGTTGCTGTCCTCCCCGGCCGACACCAGGACCGCGTCGGTACGCGTTCGCCCCGGCGGACCGGCCCTGGCCGAGGCGGAGCAGGACACCCCCGCCTCCTCCGTCCTGCCGCGCGGCGCCGACCGCTGGACGCGCGCTTTGGACGACCTGGTCGCCCGCCGGGACCTCACCGTCGGCTTCGCCGCCCTCGCCCTGGTCATCGCGGTCTTCCTCGGCGCGATGCACGCGCTCGCCCCGGGCCACGGCAAGACCCTGATGGCCGCGGTGGCGGCGGCCCGCGGTGGCCGGGCCCGCATGAAGGACGTTCTGCCCCTGGCCGCCTCGGTGACGGTCACGCACACCCTGGGCGTCGTCGCCCTGGGCGTCCTGGTCACGGCCGGCTCGGCGGCGGCACCCTCGGTGATCACCTGGCTGGGCATCGCGAGCGGCGCCCTGGTACTCGCGGCGGGCGCGACCCTCGTACGCCGGGCCTGGCACATCCGCAGGCAGGGACACTCATGCATACCCGACCCCGCGCACCCGCACGAACACGCCACCGACCACGCCCACAAGCGCCGGCCTGTCCTGGCCGCCGCGCACACCCATGCGCACACCCCAGCCGACCACCACCACGACCACAGCCACAGCCACAGCCACAGCCACAGCCACAGCCACCAGCACGACCCCGACCACACCCGCAGTCACGCCCAAACCCACACCCACGGCCCGCTCACCCACACCCACAACGGCTTCACCCACACCCACTCCACCGCCCCCACCCTCCGCGGCACGATCCTCCTCGGCTTCGCCGGCGGGCTCGTGCCCAGTCCCTCCGCGGTCGTCGTGCTCGTGGGCGCGGCGGCGCTCGGGAAGGCGTGGTTCGGGCTGCTGCTCGTCGTCGCGTACGGCGTCGGCCTCGCCCTCACCCTCACCGCGGCCGGGTTCGCCGTCGTGCGGCTGGGTACGGGAATGACGCGGGTTCTGGACAAACGCCCGCGCTGGGCAGCGAGCCCGGTGACAGCCTGGGTGCGCCGAGCGGCCCCCCTGTGGACCGCGTTGATCGTCGTGGCCCTTGGGGCCGCATTGGTAGTCAGGGGGGCGTCATCTGCGCTCAACTGA
- a CDS encoding glycosyltransferase family 2 protein, with the protein MSGPDISVVICVYTEDRWEDILAAVSSVRAQSYPALETLLVVDHNEALLDRLTKEYKEATGVRVLANAGPRGLSAGRNTGIAASYGEVIAFLDDDAVAEHAWLRHFAAGYADPHVMAVGGRTEPIWASGRRPAWFPEEFDWVVGCTYRGLPRGRVKVRNVLGGNASFRRTAFDFAGGFASGIGRDGDRLPLGCEETELCIRLTRARPDAVLLIDDRAVIHHRVPGAREHFRYFRTRTYAEGLSKALVARSVGAGKGLESERRYTTRVLPAGVARGLRDAVLARPGGAGRAGAIVAGVLTAAGGYVVGSVRARRGGVAYSVAGVDREAGEGEAGVEGGIR; encoded by the coding sequence TTGAGCGGACCCGACATCTCCGTCGTGATCTGCGTGTACACCGAGGACCGCTGGGAGGACATCCTCGCGGCGGTCTCCTCGGTGCGGGCGCAGTCGTATCCGGCGCTGGAGACGCTGCTGGTCGTCGACCACAACGAGGCGCTCCTGGACCGGCTGACGAAGGAATACAAAGAGGCGACCGGTGTGCGGGTGCTCGCCAACGCGGGCCCCCGCGGGCTGTCCGCGGGCCGAAACACCGGCATCGCGGCCTCGTACGGCGAGGTGATCGCCTTCCTCGACGACGACGCCGTGGCCGAGCACGCATGGCTCCGGCACTTCGCCGCGGGGTACGCGGATCCCCACGTCATGGCCGTCGGCGGGCGCACGGAGCCGATCTGGGCGTCGGGGCGCCGGCCGGCCTGGTTCCCGGAGGAGTTCGACTGGGTGGTCGGCTGCACCTACCGCGGCCTGCCGCGCGGCCGGGTGAAGGTGCGCAACGTCCTCGGCGGCAACGCCTCGTTCCGGCGTACGGCGTTCGACTTCGCGGGCGGCTTCGCCTCCGGCATCGGGCGCGACGGCGACCGGCTGCCGCTGGGCTGCGAGGAGACGGAGCTGTGCATCCGGCTGACGCGGGCCCGCCCGGACGCGGTGCTGCTGATCGACGACCGTGCGGTGATCCACCACCGGGTGCCCGGAGCGCGCGAGCACTTCCGGTACTTCCGCACGCGTACGTACGCCGAGGGTCTGTCGAAGGCGCTGGTGGCCCGAAGTGTGGGTGCCGGCAAGGGACTTGAGTCCGAGCGCCGGTACACCACCCGGGTGCTGCCGGCCGGGGTGGCGCGCGGGTTGCGGGATGCGGTGCTGGCGCGGCCGGGCGGTGCGGGGCGGGCGGGCGCGATCGTCGCGGGGGTGCTGACGGCGGCCGGTGGGTACGTGGTGGGGAGTGTCCGGGCGCGCCGGGGCGGCGTTGCGTACTCGGTGGCCGGGGTCGACAGGGAAGCCGGCGAGGGGGAAGCCGGCGTCGAGGGGGGCATCAGATGA
- a CDS encoding serine/threonine-protein kinase — MSEESGSERLIAGRYRLLSPLGEGGMGTVWRARDELLHREVAVKEVRAPHGLPGPEVERMYARLEREAWAAARVANRNVVTVYDVATQDGRPWIVMELVRGISLAELLDAEGPLSPQRVAHVGAEVLAALRAAHEAGVLHRDVKPANVLMSNDGRVVLTDFGIAMVEGSSALTMTGEVIGSPEFLAPERALGRTPGPESDLWSLGVLLYAAVEGNSPFRQDTPLSTLRAIVDEELPPPRRAGPLTPVIEGLLRKDPAERLPADLAEQDLRIIGAGGTPRADTAGAGPYAPTVAAFPAPGRTAPTAPVPPPTPTYPFTGTPASATRPDGPDRPDRNRRAVVALIAGLTALALALAGLTYALLNREGNGDEAGGDTTSQVSDPTAPTETGDENTSGGDESPTPSPSSSRTTAPAPQSVKVTLAGADTEYSGSCPPPSGEAPSFTATFTVGRLPAEVSYRWVSKDGEVMDSGWKTLSFPEGGERTKQDRAFVTTYDESGTFENEISVEVRDPVETTSDSVPFSVTCVTETPTGGVSPSPTVSPSS; from the coding sequence ATGTCCGAAGAATCGGGCAGTGAACGTCTGATCGCGGGCCGCTACCGCCTCCTGTCCCCGCTCGGCGAGGGCGGCATGGGCACCGTGTGGCGGGCCCGCGACGAGCTGCTGCACCGCGAGGTCGCCGTCAAGGAGGTGCGGGCGCCGCACGGGCTGCCGGGGCCGGAGGTCGAGCGGATGTACGCCCGGCTGGAGCGCGAGGCATGGGCGGCGGCGCGGGTCGCCAACCGCAATGTCGTCACGGTGTACGACGTGGCCACGCAGGACGGCAGACCCTGGATCGTGATGGAGCTGGTCCGCGGTATCTCGCTGGCCGAGCTGCTGGACGCCGAGGGTCCGCTGAGCCCGCAGCGCGTCGCGCACGTCGGCGCCGAGGTGCTGGCCGCGCTGCGGGCCGCGCACGAGGCGGGGGTGCTGCACCGGGACGTGAAGCCGGCCAACGTGCTGATGTCGAACGACGGCCGGGTCGTCCTCACCGACTTCGGTATCGCCATGGTGGAGGGCAGCTCCGCGCTGACGATGACCGGCGAGGTCATCGGCTCGCCCGAGTTCCTCGCCCCGGAACGGGCGCTGGGCCGCACACCCGGCCCGGAGTCCGACCTGTGGTCGCTCGGCGTACTCCTCTACGCGGCCGTGGAGGGCAACTCCCCGTTCCGCCAGGACACCCCGCTGAGCACCCTGCGCGCGATCGTCGACGAGGAGCTGCCGCCGCCCCGCCGGGCCGGTCCGCTCACCCCCGTCATCGAGGGGCTGCTGCGCAAGGACCCGGCCGAACGGCTGCCGGCCGACCTGGCCGAACAGGACCTGCGGATCATCGGGGCGGGCGGCACTCCTCGCGCGGACACCGCGGGGGCGGGCCCCTACGCGCCGACCGTCGCGGCCTTCCCCGCACCGGGGCGGACCGCCCCGACGGCCCCGGTCCCGCCGCCCACGCCGACCTATCCCTTCACCGGCACCCCTGCCTCCGCCACGAGACCCGACGGTCCCGACCGTCCCGACCGCAACCGCCGCGCCGTCGTCGCCCTGATCGCGGGCCTCACCGCCCTCGCACTGGCTCTGGCGGGTCTGACGTACGCCCTCCTCAACCGCGAGGGCAACGGCGACGAGGCGGGCGGCGACACCACCAGCCAGGTGAGCGACCCGACCGCGCCGACCGAGACCGGGGACGAGAACACCTCCGGCGGGGACGAGAGCCCGACACCGAGCCCGAGCAGCAGCCGTACGACCGCTCCGGCGCCGCAGTCCGTGAAGGTGACGCTGGCGGGGGCCGACACGGAGTACTCCGGGTCCTGTCCGCCGCCGAGCGGCGAGGCGCCGTCCTTCACGGCCACGTTCACGGTGGGGCGGCTGCCGGCCGAGGTCAGCTATCGCTGGGTGTCCAAGGACGGCGAGGTCATGGATTCGGGCTGGAAGACCCTGTCGTTCCCGGAGGGCGGTGAACGGACCAAGCAGGACAGGGCGTTCGTGACGACGTACGACGAGAGCGGGACATTCGAGAACGAGATCAGTGTCGAGGTCCGCGACCCGGTGGAGACCACGTCCGACTCGGTGCCGTTCTCGGTGACGTGCGTGACGGAGACCCCGACGGGCGGGGTCTCGCCCTCACCTACCGTGTCGCCGAGCTCGTAG
- a CDS encoding lipopolysaccharide assembly protein LapB — MAPRTNDNAPENEENNKSTGADAAAAGGKGEAGERVAAVRRAGAARRREGQRAPGETPARVIQPVRRLRTRPVQGRSGDLGAAAPSGVEGAEPLQDGTGGGGGGEKSPAQRITAIRRAATAARRSRTLHLTGCAALLAIALTAGSIAFGAASDNTNQSVETTSAVSPGLLAGGDLDAGITSLQAHLRAQPRDFTSWSTLGLAYVEQARTKGDPSRYPQADRAFQHSLSLEPDNDQALAGRAALAAARHDFEDALNYADQALKVNPYSERALCTRVDALVELGRYPEAAKAADTADDRRPGIPVFTRYAYVHELRGDVRTAERVLEQALSSAVTPGDIAYVATQLGQLAWNQGDYDTALTHYARALAADENYVPALEGRARAQAASGDRTGALKGLRDVVSRYPLPGPLVELGELYEATGDKVKADDQYALVDAWTALARANGVNADLDTALAAADHGDRASALRAARAEWKRRQTVHTADALAWALHVNGKDEEALPYARRATATGYRNAAFLHHRGIIERATGHTEDAREHLRAALRLNPGFSPLGAREARTALKDLEAAK; from the coding sequence ATGGCCCCGCGTACGAACGACAACGCACCGGAGAACGAGGAGAACAACAAATCCACCGGTGCGGATGCCGCTGCCGCGGGGGGCAAGGGGGAGGCCGGTGAGCGGGTTGCCGCTGTGCGGCGAGCGGGGGCGGCGAGGAGGCGGGAGGGGCAGAGGGCGCCGGGCGAGACGCCGGCCCGCGTCATTCAGCCCGTCCGGCGTTTGAGGACGAGGCCCGTTCAGGGCCGAAGCGGGGATCTGGGGGCGGCAGCCCCCAGCGGGGTCGAAGGGGCGGAGCCCCTTCAGGATGGGACGGGTGGGGGCGGCGGGGGCGAGAAAAGCCCTGCCCAGCGCATCACGGCCATACGCCGCGCCGCCACCGCCGCACGCCGCAGCCGCACCCTGCACCTCACCGGCTGCGCCGCCCTCCTCGCCATCGCCCTCACCGCCGGCTCCATCGCCTTCGGCGCCGCAAGCGACAACACCAACCAAAGCGTCGAAACCACGTCCGCCGTATCACCGGGCCTGCTCGCCGGCGGCGACCTCGACGCAGGCATCACCTCCCTCCAGGCCCACCTACGCGCCCAGCCAAGGGACTTCACCAGCTGGTCCACCCTCGGCCTCGCCTACGTCGAACAGGCCCGCACCAAGGGCGACCCCTCGCGCTACCCCCAGGCCGACAGGGCCTTCCAGCACTCCCTCTCCCTCGAACCCGACAACGACCAGGCCCTCGCCGGCCGCGCCGCACTCGCCGCGGCCCGGCACGACTTCGAGGACGCCCTGAACTACGCCGACCAGGCCCTGAAGGTGAACCCGTACAGCGAACGCGCCCTGTGCACCCGAGTCGACGCCTTGGTCGAACTCGGCCGCTACCCCGAGGCCGCCAAGGCCGCCGACACCGCCGACGACCGCCGCCCCGGCATCCCGGTCTTCACGCGGTACGCCTACGTGCACGAGCTGCGCGGTGACGTACGGACCGCCGAGCGCGTACTGGAACAGGCACTCTCCTCCGCCGTCACGCCCGGCGACATCGCGTACGTCGCCACCCAGCTCGGCCAACTCGCCTGGAACCAGGGCGACTACGACACGGCCCTCACCCACTACGCCCGCGCGCTGGCCGCCGACGAGAACTACGTCCCGGCCCTCGAAGGCCGCGCCCGCGCCCAGGCGGCGAGCGGTGACAGGACCGGCGCGCTCAAGGGCCTGAGGGACGTCGTCTCCCGCTACCCCCTCCCCGGCCCGCTCGTCGAACTCGGCGAGCTGTACGAGGCGACCGGCGACAAGGTCAAGGCCGACGACCAGTACGCCCTGGTCGACGCCTGGACGGCCCTCGCCCGCGCCAACGGCGTCAACGCCGACCTCGACACCGCCCTCGCGGCCGCCGACCACGGCGACAGGGCCTCGGCCCTGCGCGCCGCCCGCGCCGAGTGGAAGCGCCGCCAGACCGTGCACACGGCGGACGCCCTCGCCTGGGCACTGCACGTCAACGGCAAGGACGAGGAAGCCCTCCCCTACGCCCGCAGGGCCACGGCCACCGGCTACCGCAACGCCGCGTTCCTCCACCACCGCGGGATCATCGAGCGCGCCACGGGCCACACCGAGGACGCCCGCGAGCACCTCCGGGCCGCGCTGAGACTGAACCCCGGCTTCTCACCGCTGGGCGCCCGAGAAGCCCGTACGGCACTCAAGGACCTGGAGGCGGCCAAGTGA
- a CDS encoding SGNH/GDSL hydrolase family protein, whose protein sequence is MRRSRFTAYVASLLLAVSAALTGTATAQAADTAATGGYVALGDSYSSGLGAGSYISSSGDCKRSTKAYPYLWAAANSPSTFDFTACSGARTSDVTAGQLGPLNSTTALVSITIGGNDAGFADIMTTCVLQSDSACVSRINTAKAFVDSTLPGRLDTVYTAIRTKAPSAHVVVLGYPRFYKLGVSSCLGLSETKRRALNEAADYIDAATEKRALDHGFTFGDVRPTFTGHEICSGSSWMHAVNWLNIPESYHPTAAGQSGGYLPVLNSVA, encoded by the coding sequence ATGAGACGTTCCCGATTTACCGCATACGTCGCCTCACTCCTCCTCGCCGTCAGTGCCGCCCTCACCGGGACCGCCACCGCGCAGGCCGCCGACACCGCTGCCACCGGCGGCTATGTGGCCCTCGGCGACTCCTACTCCTCGGGCCTCGGCGCGGGCAGCTACATCAGCTCCAGCGGCGACTGCAAGCGCAGCACGAAGGCGTACCCGTACCTGTGGGCCGCCGCGAACTCACCCTCGACGTTCGACTTCACCGCCTGCTCCGGCGCTCGTACGAGTGATGTCACGGCCGGTCAGCTCGGCCCGCTCAACTCCACCACCGCACTCGTGTCCATCACGATCGGCGGCAACGACGCAGGCTTCGCCGACATCATGACAACCTGTGTGCTCCAGTCCGACAGCGCCTGCGTCTCACGGATCAACACCGCGAAGGCGTTCGTCGACTCGACGCTGCCCGGCCGCCTCGACACCGTCTACACCGCCATCCGGACCAAGGCCCCGTCCGCCCATGTGGTCGTGCTCGGCTACCCCCGCTTCTACAAGCTGGGCGTGTCCTCGTGCCTCGGCCTGTCCGAGACCAAGCGCAGGGCGCTCAACGAGGCGGCCGACTACATCGACGCCGCGACCGAGAAGCGAGCCCTGGACCACGGGTTCACCTTCGGCGACGTGCGGCCCACCTTCACCGGGCACGAAATCTGCTCCGGCAGCTCGTGGATGCACGCCGTGAACTGGCTCAACATCCCGGAGTCGTACCACCCGACGGCCGCGGGCCAGTCGGGTGGTTATCTGCCGGTGCTGAACAGCGTGGCCTGA
- a CDS encoding polysaccharide deacetylase family protein has protein sequence MSDARVPILMYHAVSTSPNDATRDLSVAPEAFAEQMALIGDLGLTPVRTADLAARWRSGGPLPERPVLITFDDGYEGVHRHALPVLAKHGFPATLFVSTGWLKGPHDTSGGLDTMLDWGQVRELVEADVEIGGHSHTHPQLDQLPDGRLRSELILCKEIISDELGTVPASFAYPYGYSSRRVREAVHETGYAQALAVNNGLARRRQGPYALTRLTVRRGTGVEEFRRMVEGRAITRAFARDRALTKGYAVVRRARQVRRKAIRSRV, from the coding sequence ATGAGCGACGCGCGCGTGCCGATTCTCATGTACCACGCGGTCTCCACCTCACCGAACGACGCCACCCGCGATCTGTCGGTGGCGCCGGAGGCGTTCGCGGAGCAGATGGCGCTGATCGGCGACCTGGGCCTGACCCCGGTCAGGACGGCCGATCTAGCGGCGCGCTGGCGCTCGGGCGGACCGCTGCCCGAGCGGCCGGTGCTGATCACCTTCGACGACGGCTACGAGGGCGTGCACCGGCACGCCCTGCCCGTGCTCGCCAAGCACGGCTTCCCGGCCACGCTGTTCGTCTCCACGGGCTGGCTCAAGGGCCCGCACGACACCAGCGGCGGACTGGACACCATGCTCGACTGGGGCCAGGTCCGCGAACTCGTCGAGGCGGACGTCGAGATCGGCGGCCACAGCCACACCCACCCGCAGCTCGACCAGCTCCCGGACGGCAGGCTGCGCTCCGAGCTGATTCTGTGCAAGGAGATCATCAGCGACGAACTCGGCACCGTCCCGGCCTCGTTCGCCTACCCGTACGGCTACTCCAGCCGCCGGGTGCGCGAGGCGGTGCACGAGACGGGGTACGCCCAGGCGCTCGCCGTCAACAACGGCCTCGCGCGGCGGCGGCAGGGGCCGTACGCCCTCACCCGCCTCACCGTGCGCCGAGGCACCGGCGTCGAGGAGTTCCGGCGGATGGTCGAGGGCCGTGCGATCACCCGCGCCTTCGCCAGGGACCGTGCCCTGACCAAGGGGTACGCCGTGGTCCGCAGAGCCCGACAGGTCCGCCGGAAGGCCATCCGTTCCCGTGTCTGA
- a CDS encoding GNAT family N-acetyltransferase codes for MDISVYRPGELSSADRAAWTSMQSKAHLQGSPELANPFLSPEFALAVGRCRRGVRIAVVREGGEPAAFFPFQRTAAGVGRAIGLGVSDAQGLVHRPGFTWDARELLRASGLAVWEFDHLVAGQAAFEAEANGMFPSPVMDVDQGYEAYLSRLRERSPKFTKSTLAKERKLGRDHEGVRYVHDERDPAALRTLMAWKSAQYRRTGRSDRFAHEWITRLVDQLFHTRSEPFAGILSVLYAGGKPIAAHFGLRTERVLACWFPAYDPAFSKYSPGLVLHLRMAEAAAADGIAYLDLGRGQKEYKDSLKTRELMVSEGWVTRRHPVAFGHRARRAPVRALRNTVQTRPELFEPADRLLKRMGRIRSRQANPVKPTKT; via the coding sequence GTGGACATCAGCGTGTACCGTCCCGGCGAGCTCAGCTCCGCCGACCGGGCGGCGTGGACCTCGATGCAGTCCAAGGCCCATCTGCAGGGTTCGCCCGAGCTGGCCAACCCGTTCCTGTCCCCCGAGTTCGCGCTCGCGGTCGGCCGTTGCCGGCGCGGGGTGCGGATCGCGGTCGTACGGGAGGGTGGTGAGCCGGCCGCGTTCTTCCCGTTCCAGCGGACGGCGGCCGGTGTCGGCCGGGCGATCGGCCTCGGTGTCTCGGACGCCCAGGGTCTGGTGCACCGGCCCGGGTTCACCTGGGACGCCCGGGAGCTGCTGAGGGCGAGCGGGCTCGCCGTATGGGAGTTCGACCACCTGGTGGCGGGCCAGGCGGCGTTCGAGGCGGAGGCGAACGGCATGTTCCCGTCCCCGGTCATGGACGTCGACCAGGGGTACGAGGCGTATCTGAGCCGACTCCGGGAGCGTTCGCCGAAGTTCACGAAGTCGACGCTCGCCAAGGAGCGCAAGCTGGGCCGGGACCACGAGGGTGTGCGGTATGTGCACGACGAGCGCGATCCGGCCGCGCTGCGCACGCTGATGGCCTGGAAGTCCGCGCAGTACCGCAGAACCGGGCGCAGTGACCGCTTCGCGCACGAGTGGATCACCCGGCTCGTGGATCAGCTGTTCCACACCCGCTCCGAGCCGTTCGCGGGGATCCTGTCGGTGCTGTACGCGGGCGGCAAGCCGATCGCCGCGCACTTCGGGCTGCGCACCGAACGGGTGCTGGCCTGCTGGTTCCCGGCCTACGACCCGGCGTTCTCGAAGTACTCGCCGGGGCTGGTGCTGCATCTGCGCATGGCCGAGGCGGCCGCCGCCGACGGCATCGCCTATCTCGATCTCGGCCGGGGCCAGAAGGAGTACAAGGACTCCCTGAAGACACGCGAGCTGATGGTGTCGGAGGGGTGGGTGACCCGGCGTCACCCGGTCGCGTTCGGACACCGGGCACGCCGTGCCCCGGTCCGGGCGCTGCGCAACACCGTGCAGACCCGGCCGGAGCTGTTCGAACCGGCGGACCGGCTGCTCAAGCGCATGGGGAGGATCCGCTCCAGGCAGGCAAATCCGGTCAAACCAACAAAAACGTGA
- a CDS encoding glycosyltransferase family 2 protein, protein MSSVLRPAVADQDPSTAGKYRPVSSHLAIAPPVSVVIPAMNEAENLPYVFKTLPDWIHEVVLVDGNSTDNTVEVARELWPDVKVVRQRGKGKGDALISGFEAATGDIIVMVDADGSADGQEIVSYVSALVSGADFAKGSRFANGGGTDDMTPIRKLGNWALCTAVNRKFGARYTDLCYGYNAFWRHCLDKIDLDCTGFEVETLMNIRVVKAGLKVQEIPSHEYLRIHGTSNLRAVRDGLRVLKVILKERSNRRALRSRRNHSPMLDSVRGEAS, encoded by the coding sequence ATGAGTTCTGTTCTGCGCCCGGCGGTTGCAGACCAAGATCCGTCAACAGCCGGCAAGTACCGGCCCGTCTCCTCGCACCTGGCCATCGCGCCACCGGTGAGCGTGGTGATCCCGGCCATGAACGAGGCGGAGAATCTGCCGTACGTCTTCAAGACACTCCCGGACTGGATACACGAAGTCGTCCTGGTGGACGGCAACTCCACCGACAACACCGTCGAAGTGGCCCGTGAGCTGTGGCCGGACGTCAAGGTCGTGCGGCAGCGCGGCAAGGGCAAGGGGGATGCCCTGATCAGCGGGTTCGAGGCGGCCACCGGCGACATCATCGTGATGGTCGACGCGGACGGCTCGGCCGACGGCCAGGAGATCGTGTCGTACGTCTCCGCCCTCGTCTCGGGCGCGGACTTCGCCAAGGGGTCCCGCTTCGCCAACGGCGGCGGCACCGACGACATGACGCCGATCCGCAAGCTCGGCAACTGGGCGCTGTGCACGGCCGTCAACCGCAAGTTCGGCGCCCGCTACACCGATCTCTGCTACGGATACAACGCGTTCTGGCGGCACTGCCTGGACAAGATCGACCTCGACTGCACCGGCTTCGAGGTGGAGACCCTGATGAACATCCGGGTCGTCAAGGCGGGTCTGAAGGTGCAGGAGATCCCGAGCCACGAGTACCTCCGCATCCACGGCACGAGCAATCTGCGGGCCGTGCGGGACGGGCTGCGGGTGCTCAAGGTGATCCTCAAGGAGCGCTCCAACCGGCGTGCCCTGCGCAGCCGCAGGAACCACTCCCCGATGCTCGACTCGGTGCGGGGAGAGGCGTCTTGA